CTCCGGAGCGGATCATCCAGATTTCTACCAGTATCATCGCTGAAAGCGACAGCCTGAAAACCTGTAGCACACGGAGCATTATAGGTGCAGTCCTCAGTGCATCGCTGGTCCGGCTGGATCCGACGCCCGAGCTGGGGCTTGTCTACTTCATCCCCCGCAAGGGCAAATGCTGCTTCGAGATCGGGTACCAGGGCTGGATCACGTTAATGCTCCGCAATCCGAACGTCAGCCACATCTATGCCTACTGCGTTCGGGAAGGAGACAAGTTCGAAGTCCGGCTGGGACTTGAGCCGAATATCATCCATATCCCCAACCTTGACAAGCCCGGCGCCCTGAAGTATGTCTACGCGGTTGCCCACCTTGCCAACGGGCAGCGCGTTTTCCGCTACCTTAATCAGGCGCAGGTCGAAGCACGTAAGGACCGGAGCGAAGCCAAGGACAGCAAATACAGCCCGTGGAATGACAAGGTGCTGGTCGAGGAGATGTGGGGCAAGGTCGGGATCAAAGTCCTGCGTAAGTTCATTCCGGTGGATCTAGAGAGCCGCGTCTCCACGGCCAACCTGCTGGATGGGCGAATCGTTACCCCGGAAGTCTTTGACCTGGAGAAGAAATCGGTCAAGCTCAATCCAATGGAAGCCGAGGATGCGGACTTTGCCGACGTGCCCAATGGGAACGGCAATAGCGACAAGCAAGCCGCTGGCAGTGCTGCGAATGGTCAGCCTGCCGTCTCTCAGGATGGCGGCACCGGCGACCCGGGTAAGTCAGTTCCTGATGAGCGCTATTTGAAAGCCTTGCAAGTTCACCGCAAAAAGATCATCGAACTCAAGGGCGAGAAGTTCTGGAACGATCTGCCTGGCCAATACGGTCTGGAGAGCTTTGAGGAAGTCCCGAACGCCGAGCAGGAGCGGATGCTAATGGACCTCTCCAAAATCACCAATGAAGCGCTGAGAGCACAACAACAGAATCATGCTGGCGAACAAGCGAGGATACTCTGATGGCGACTTTGATTAAATCCGAATCCAGTGATGGCCACCGGCGCCTCTGCTCTGCCAAGTGCTACAACGCACACGGTACTGATTGTACCTGCATCTGTAATGGAATGAACCACGGCGTCGGTCCACAACAGGCGGCTCAGAACACTCAGAATTTAACAGAGGAATTGGTAGAAATAGTCAGAGATCATGTGAGCCGCCGCGAAGCGCAAAGGCTCAAAGCGCAGGCGGATCAACTGGCTTTTAAATTTTGATTTCCGCGTCCCACTCCATCGCAATGACGCACCCCGGTGTCTTGAATGGTCCTGAAAACCGCGCTATGCAGGACAGAATAGGCACCGGGGATAATTTGGAGAATTATTTATGAGCAAATTGCCGAAACCGCCCGCGCCGATCGTTATCAATCGTCGCAGAGCTAAAAGATGGCCAGCTCGCCGCGTCAGGTACAACGAAGCCCAGATCGTCAGGCAGGCAAGGGCAAGGGCCAAAGCCTTTTTCAAGGGACTTTTTAAATGAGAGTGAGGTCTGTTATGAGATTCTTCAAATTCATTGCCGCTGCTCTGCTGGTTGGGCTGCTGGTCCTGGCAGAAGCAAAGGACTTGGTGCCGATCGATACAACGGCCCCTGGCATTCTCAGCATCCGGGAGATGGAGAGGAGCGATATCGGGATCGCCCGGTTTTTTGGAACGGTGGCCATTTTTTACACGAGCGACCAGCCGGCGACGACCTTCCTTTTCGCAGCGGTTACTGAGAGCGATTCCGTCCACGAATCCATCGAGCAGTCCTACTGGTCTGTATCTCGGGACACCATGATGGCGACGCTGTTCATTCCCGACAGCATCCTCAGCAAAGCGTCCAAGGTGCAGACTTATATTGCTTCACGTTGGGCGGATAAGAGCGTCACCATCTATGAAACGACCATGGGGCTTGTGGACATCACGGACCTGATCGCTGTTGCGAAGTAGGACTTTGATTTGTGCGAGGTGCGAAATGAAAACCATTACCGAAAACGGCCCATACGTCCAGGATTGCAGATGCGGCGTGATCGCTCTTCTGCTGATGCTCCCGATCCTGGCTCAGAACGGCTTTTCAATTGAAAAGGCCGTGCATGATTATCAGGCCAATCACGCCCAGCACTTTAAATGCCCCTATGCTGGCAAACGCGGATCCTGCTCTCAGCTCCTGCTTGAAAAGGGACCGGCGGCAGTGGTCAAGAAGTGC
This genomic interval from bacterium contains the following:
- a CDS encoding recombinase RecT gives rise to the protein MGVAEQLKDKMRPDGSCPAKAEPATSGKKEKSTIPVTLAGMDSHGIERILRLYEPMFANALMGAIPPERIIQISTSIIAESDSLKTCSTRSIIGAVLSASLVRLDPTPELGLVYFIPRKGKCCFEIGYQGWITLMLRNPNVSHIYAYCVREGDKFEVRLGLEPNIIHIPNLDKPGALKYVYAVAHLANGQRVFRYLNQAQVEARKDRSEAKDSKYSPWNDKVLVEEMWGKVGIKVLRKFIPVDLESRVSTANLLDGRIVTPEVFDLEKKSVKLNPMEAEDADFADVPNGNGNSDKQAAGSAANGQPAVSQDGGTGDPGKSVPDERYLKALQVHRKKIIELKGEKFWNDLPGQYGLESFEEVPNAEQERMLMDLSKITNEALRAQQQNHAGEQARIL